From Salinicoccus roseus, the proteins below share one genomic window:
- a CDS encoding DEAD/DEAH box helicase has protein sequence MKFFKQLGVSDETLKSLEDIGFETPTPIQEESIPLALERKDILGQAKTGTGKTGAFGIPIIENTEKQAGTQVLILTPTRELAVQVSEQLKKFAKYKKLGVSVIFGGMSIDRQIKDLKKKPEIIVGTPGRVIDHIKRRTLKLDSINTLVLDEADEMMNMGFIDDVKFIMSEIPEGDRQTLLFSATMPKAIQELVTRFMKSPSIVKTMDQGGASDPQIEEHYTIVKELEKLEVFTDFLDVHQPELAIVFGRTKRRVDELTGALVAKGYRAEGLHGDITQSKRLEVLKKFRNDALDILVATDVAARGLDISGVSHVYNFDIPQDAESYTHRIGRTGRAGKEGMALTFVNPVEMDYLRMIENEKKKTISALRPPLKKEVQKSREKEIFNKIEQWKSENKNTHTFETAERLLEQGEAKEVVAAILNEFLFSRNEDSIQLSFEKPLTRKGGQRRGKGQGGGGKKPFRKGRTQGSQGGRNHKRQGGGNRQPQGGQKRSQGGRTFKDHIK, from the coding sequence TTGAAGTTTTTTAAACAATTAGGTGTCAGTGATGAAACCTTAAAATCACTGGAAGATATAGGATTTGAAACACCAACCCCAATCCAGGAAGAGAGCATTCCACTTGCTCTGGAAAGAAAAGATATTCTTGGACAGGCTAAAACAGGTACTGGTAAAACGGGCGCGTTTGGTATTCCTATTATAGAAAACACAGAGAAGCAGGCAGGTACACAAGTATTGATCCTCACACCGACAAGGGAATTGGCGGTTCAGGTGAGTGAGCAGCTCAAAAAATTCGCCAAGTACAAGAAACTCGGCGTATCCGTGATATTCGGCGGCATGAGCATCGACCGCCAGATCAAGGATCTTAAAAAGAAACCGGAAATCATCGTCGGTACACCAGGACGTGTAATCGACCACATCAAACGCAGAACATTGAAGCTCGACAGCATCAATACGCTTGTGCTGGACGAAGCGGATGAAATGATGAACATGGGATTCATCGATGATGTGAAATTCATCATGTCGGAAATTCCAGAGGGTGACAGACAGACATTGCTGTTCTCCGCAACGATGCCGAAAGCGATCCAGGAGCTCGTCACACGCTTCATGAAGAGCCCGAGCATCGTCAAGACGATGGATCAGGGTGGCGCAAGCGATCCACAGATCGAAGAGCACTACACGATCGTAAAAGAGCTTGAGAAGCTCGAAGTCTTCACTGACTTCCTCGATGTCCATCAGCCGGAACTCGCGATCGTCTTCGGACGTACAAAACGCCGTGTCGATGAACTGACAGGTGCACTTGTAGCCAAAGGCTATCGCGCCGAAGGGCTCCACGGTGACATTACCCAATCGAAGCGACTGGAAGTTCTGAAGAAGTTCAGGAACGATGCGCTGGATATCCTCGTCGCAACTGATGTTGCAGCAAGGGGTCTCGACATCTCCGGCGTTTCCCATGTATACAACTTCGATATCCCTCAGGATGCCGAAAGTTATACACACAGGATCGGACGTACAGGCCGTGCAGGTAAAGAAGGTATGGCACTTACATTCGTCAATCCGGTAGAGATGGACTACTTGAGGATGATCGAGAACGAGAAGAAGAAGACGATCTCTGCTCTCAGACCGCCTCTCAAGAAGGAAGTCCAGAAGTCCCGTGAGAAGGAAATATTCAACAAGATCGAACAATGGAAATCCGAGAATAAGAATACGCACACATTTGAAACGGCTGAGCGTCTGCTCGAGCAGGGTGAAGCGAAGGAAGTTGTAGCTGCTATCCTCAATGAATTCCTGTTCAGCAGAAATGAAGACAGCATCCAGCTGTCATTCGAGAAGCCTCTGACACGCAAAGGCGGACAGCGCCGGGGCAAAGGCCAAGGCGGCGGTGGCAAGAAACCATTCCGCAAAGGACGCACCCAGGGCAGTCAGGGCGGACGCAACCACAAACGCCAGGGCGGCGGCAACCGTCAGCCACAGGGCGGACAGAAGCGCAGTCAGGGTGGCCGCACCTTCAAAGATCATATCAAGTAA
- a CDS encoding Tex family protein, which translates to MNEVLIKELRNTVDKPEKYIRSVLNLLEEGNTVPFIARYRKEMTGGMDEQEIKSIYDRFSYLESLEKRKTEVIRRIEEQGLMTEELRRDILKQTVLNRVEDLYRPFKQKKKTRATEAKRKGLEELAQVILDQQATDIEARAEAFITDEVKTIDEAISGAQDIIAEEISDNPKYRSYILKVFRETADLTTSKKKKADDPNGVFEMYYAYSEPIDKIVPHRVLAINRGESLGVLSIKFDYDNDRFKRYISNQVVKKDSTTRNYIGAAIEDGLKRLIVPSIEREIRQSLTEKSEKHAVHIFEENLKRLLLQPPLKGHVILGVDPAFRTGCKLAVIDEAGQFLDKGVIYPHPPQAKQDAAKREVLKVIKEYGVTLIAIGNGTASRETELFISEIVKDEALDVQFIIVNEAGASVYSASDVAREEFPDFNVEERSAVSIARRVQDPLSELVKIDPKAIGIGQYQHDVNQKFLNESLDFVVETSVNQVGVNVNTASHILLQHVAGLSPSISRNIVKYREENKGFKSREEIKKVPRLGAKTYEQCVGFLRVPEGGEPLDRTPIHPERYGETYRLLERMGMTQDDLGTAELAEAVGKLDLEKTAQDLGIGVPTLSDIIDSLKAPTRDIRDDYEVPMLKSDVLKLEDLKEGMKLSGTVRNVTDFGAFVDIGVKQDGLVHISKMTNKFIKHPMEVVNVGDIVDVKVLDVDTEKGRISLSMK; encoded by the coding sequence ATGAATGAAGTACTGATTAAAGAGCTCAGAAATACGGTGGATAAGCCGGAGAAATACATCAGGAGCGTATTGAACCTTCTGGAAGAGGGGAATACGGTCCCCTTCATTGCACGCTATAGGAAAGAAATGACCGGCGGTATGGATGAGCAGGAGATTAAATCCATATACGACCGGTTCTCCTATCTGGAAAGCCTGGAAAAAAGGAAGACTGAAGTGATCAGGCGCATCGAAGAGCAGGGCCTGATGACCGAGGAACTCAGACGGGACATACTGAAGCAGACGGTACTCAACAGGGTGGAAGATCTGTACAGGCCATTCAAACAGAAGAAGAAGACACGTGCGACCGAGGCAAAAAGGAAAGGGCTTGAGGAGTTGGCCCAGGTAATCCTTGACCAGCAGGCGACTGATATAGAAGCAAGGGCGGAAGCGTTCATCACCGATGAAGTGAAGACGATAGATGAAGCCATCAGTGGGGCCCAGGACATCATTGCAGAAGAAATTTCGGACAATCCGAAATACCGTTCATATATATTGAAGGTGTTCAGGGAGACGGCAGATCTCACCACCTCCAAAAAGAAGAAGGCTGATGACCCGAATGGCGTCTTTGAGATGTACTATGCCTATAGTGAGCCCATCGATAAAATCGTTCCCCACAGGGTGCTTGCGATCAACCGGGGCGAGAGTCTTGGTGTACTCTCCATCAAGTTCGATTACGATAACGACAGGTTCAAAAGGTATATCAGCAACCAGGTGGTCAAAAAGGACTCGACTACCCGCAACTATATTGGGGCGGCGATTGAAGATGGACTGAAAAGGCTCATCGTGCCATCCATCGAAAGGGAAATCCGTCAGAGCCTGACGGAAAAAAGTGAGAAGCATGCGGTGCATATATTTGAAGAGAACCTGAAAAGGCTTCTGCTGCAGCCGCCCCTCAAAGGGCATGTGATACTCGGGGTAGACCCGGCATTCCGTACGGGATGCAAGCTTGCCGTAATCGATGAAGCGGGACAGTTCCTGGACAAGGGGGTCATCTATCCGCACCCGCCTCAGGCAAAACAAGATGCGGCAAAAAGAGAAGTCCTGAAGGTCATCAAAGAATATGGTGTCACACTGATTGCCATTGGAAATGGTACTGCTTCACGTGAGACTGAGCTGTTCATCAGTGAAATCGTCAAGGATGAGGCGCTAGATGTCCAGTTCATCATCGTCAATGAAGCGGGCGCCAGCGTCTATTCCGCCTCGGATGTGGCAAGGGAGGAATTCCCGGATTTCAATGTGGAGGAGCGGAGTGCCGTCTCGATTGCGAGAAGGGTTCAGGATCCCCTGAGTGAACTTGTCAAAATCGATCCGAAGGCGATCGGCATCGGCCAATACCAGCATGACGTGAACCAGAAGTTCCTCAACGAGTCGCTGGATTTCGTCGTCGAGACGTCGGTAAACCAGGTGGGGGTCAATGTGAATACGGCATCCCATATCCTGCTTCAGCATGTGGCAGGCCTCTCTCCATCCATCAGCAGGAACATCGTGAAATACAGGGAGGAGAACAAGGGTTTCAAATCACGTGAGGAAATAAAGAAGGTGCCGCGCCTTGGTGCAAAGACATATGAGCAGTGTGTCGGTTTCCTGCGTGTGCCTGAAGGGGGAGAGCCCCTGGACCGTACACCAATACACCCGGAACGCTATGGGGAGACGTATCGGCTGTTGGAACGCATGGGGATGACCCAGGATGATCTCGGTACGGCGGAGCTTGCTGAAGCGGTCGGGAAACTGGACCTCGAGAAGACGGCTCAAGATCTTGGCATAGGTGTGCCGACATTGTCCGACATCATAGACAGTCTGAAGGCGCCGACGCGGGACATCCGTGACGACTATGAAGTGCCTATGCTTAAATCCGATGTCCTTAAACTCGAGGATCTGAAGGAAGGCATGAAGCTTTCGGGTACCGTCCGCAATGTGACGGACTTCGGCGCATTTGTCGATATCGGGGTGAAGCAGGATGGCCTGGTCCATATTTCAAAAATGACGAACAAGTTCATCAAGCATCCGATGGAAGTCGTCAATGTTGGGGATATCGTCGATGTAAAGGTTCTGGATGTGGATACCGAAAAGGGCAGGATATCATTGAGCATGAAATAG
- a CDS encoding PH domain-containing protein, giving the protein MYSPQKLHPIAYLGSVVNGIKNLWIPLIIVLFNSRETLLSGNISLKYILIIGGIFILAIVLFGGMDFLNKYRTRFWIEDGKFIYKDGVITNHEKELDIGRIQSIDFSEPIFHRIFGAVKLEVITPGEGIKIDTMKKSQAESLQGILYDEKAYLEETVEIGAYSEWPRIEEESDQRETAGFDTLYRMNGRSLLLMSMTSGALGTFLALLFGFLNLIGANFLIERYFEYFEGAIRNLALAMGLAIGLFIIVGYALGILILTVKYYGYTLKMKHDDLVVEYGLLEKKHQSVNINRVQNIIIKDSIIRRMIGYYSLSVTITSDSLDSEDIDGTVELLPFIKKARLYEIVDHIFPNYHVEVPERKVPFRGYRRYFQVVTLLVLIITSLAQYFLFDYAWIAGLVLILVFMASGIYSAYNSGYAIRNDEINLMTAGFFKRSHYVIKHEKLIEAEWVFNPFLHRAKLGIITLVTAAGMLGSRATIKFIDRSDIDKIWQWAERGHRNAEDFTEGN; this is encoded by the coding sequence ATGTATAGTCCACAGAAACTGCATCCGATCGCCTATCTCGGCAGTGTGGTGAACGGCATTAAAAATCTTTGGATTCCCCTGATCATTGTGCTGTTCAATTCGAGGGAGACTCTGCTCTCTGGAAATATCTCATTGAAGTATATACTGATCATCGGTGGAATATTCATCCTTGCAATCGTCCTGTTCGGCGGCATGGATTTTCTGAACAAGTACCGTACAAGGTTCTGGATCGAAGATGGCAAGTTCATCTACAAGGATGGTGTCATCACGAATCATGAGAAGGAGCTCGATATTGGGAGGATCCAGTCGATCGACTTCAGCGAACCGATCTTCCACAGGATTTTTGGGGCAGTCAAGCTGGAGGTGATCACTCCGGGAGAGGGCATAAAGATCGACACGATGAAAAAGTCGCAGGCGGAATCCCTGCAGGGGATACTGTACGACGAAAAAGCGTATCTGGAGGAAACTGTCGAAATCGGTGCATACAGCGAATGGCCAAGGATAGAAGAGGAGAGTGACCAGAGGGAGACGGCAGGCTTCGACACCCTCTACCGCATGAACGGCCGGTCGCTTCTGCTGATGAGCATGACAAGCGGTGCGCTCGGTACTTTCCTGGCCCTGCTTTTCGGCTTCCTCAACCTTATTGGAGCAAACTTCCTGATTGAACGCTACTTCGAATACTTTGAAGGGGCGATCCGTAATCTTGCCCTGGCGATGGGCCTTGCGATAGGGTTGTTCATCATTGTCGGCTATGCGTTAGGAATCCTTATTCTGACGGTGAAATACTACGGTTACACCCTGAAGATGAAGCATGATGACCTGGTCGTCGAATATGGGCTGCTTGAAAAGAAGCATCAGAGCGTCAATATCAACAGGGTCCAGAACATCATCATCAAGGATTCGATCATCAGGAGGATGATCGGCTACTATTCCCTTTCCGTCACGATTACGAGCGACTCGCTCGACAGCGAGGATATTGACGGTACAGTGGAGCTGCTGCCCTTCATCAAAAAGGCGCGCCTTTATGAGATTGTCGACCATATCTTTCCGAACTATCATGTGGAGGTTCCGGAAAGGAAGGTTCCCTTCCGCGGATACAGAAGGTATTTCCAGGTCGTCACATTGCTGGTGCTCATCATCACCTCGCTCGCCCAGTATTTCCTGTTCGACTACGCCTGGATTGCCGGGCTGGTACTGATATTGGTATTCATGGCCTCCGGCATATACAGTGCGTACAACAGCGGCTACGCGATAAGGAATGATGAAATCAACCTGATGACGGCAGGATTCTTCAAACGCTCGCACTATGTCATCAAGCATGAGAAGCTGATTGAGGCGGAATGGGTGTTCAACCCCTTCCTTCACCGGGCGAAGCTTGGAATCATCACCCTGGTGACCGCTGCCGGCATGCTCGGCTCACGGGCCACCATCAAGTTCATCGACAGGAGCGACATCGATAAGATATGGCAATGGGCGGAAAGGGGGCACCGGAATGCAGAAGATTTCACCGAAGGCAATTAA
- the rsbW gene encoding anti-sigma B factor RsbW translates to MPQQYDYIEMKFPSSAEYVGLIRLTLSGVLSRAGASYDQIEDSKIAVSEAVTNAVKHAYGEDESGEVLIGFAIYSNKVEIIVADHGQSFNYEEVKEELGPYSEDENVNYLREGGLGLFLIETLMDEVYLKKDPGVTISMTKFINESQVHLNGETIVNR, encoded by the coding sequence ATGCCACAGCAGTATGATTATATAGAAATGAAATTCCCATCCAGTGCAGAATACGTTGGACTGATCAGGCTGACTCTCTCCGGCGTTCTGTCAAGGGCGGGAGCGAGCTACGATCAGATAGAGGATTCGAAGATCGCGGTATCGGAAGCGGTCACGAATGCCGTCAAGCATGCCTATGGTGAAGATGAAAGCGGAGAGGTGCTCATCGGCTTCGCAATATACAGCAATAAAGTCGAGATTATCGTTGCAGACCATGGACAGAGCTTCAACTATGAGGAAGTAAAGGAAGAACTCGGCCCCTATTCCGAAGATGAAAATGTGAACTACTTGAGAGAGGGAGGTTTGGGACTATTCTTGATCGAAACATTAATGGATGAAGTCTATCTTAAAAAAGACCCTGGTGTCACAATCAGTATGACGAAGTTTATTAATGAAAGTCAGGTGCATTTGAATGGAGAAACAATCGTCAATCGATAG
- a CDS encoding PP2C family protein-serine/threonine phosphatase, translating to MDNIVSNYRDIIELYLYGEEQGDAIDQCQTFSEEVIGMDASPEEIVSLHIELLDDMGIDDAALMKKSLDILQEVIISFGFTYRDYKSMMNRLEIHDKEMDVASSLQETMLKTEIPTFETMELGAISVPARKVSGDYFNIIDHKDGMLSFAVADVIGKGIPAAIAMSMIKFGMDSYGYSQLPSDSLRKLNRVVEKNVNQNMFVTMFYGLYDHNTDLLYYSSAGHEPALIYRYEEDEFEEIDAKGVVLGVKEHARYEQKETKIGPKDMIIVFTDGVTELRKHDDTFIDFEDVKDMIRQVREYHPQDIVQYIYESLMRIQNPHKKDDLTLFILKNNKN from the coding sequence ATTGATAATATTGTTAGCAACTATAGGGACATCATCGAACTGTACCTGTATGGCGAAGAGCAGGGGGACGCTATAGACCAGTGCCAGACCTTCAGTGAGGAAGTCATTGGAATGGATGCTTCTCCGGAGGAAATCGTGTCACTTCATATCGAACTGCTCGACGACATGGGCATCGATGATGCAGCACTCATGAAGAAGTCATTGGACATACTGCAGGAAGTGATCATCTCTTTCGGGTTTACATACAGGGACTATAAATCCATGATGAACAGGCTTGAGATCCACGACAAGGAGATGGATGTGGCCTCCAGCCTGCAGGAAACGATGCTGAAGACGGAGATTCCTACTTTCGAAACGATGGAGCTCGGCGCCATCAGTGTACCTGCCAGGAAAGTGAGCGGGGACTACTTCAACATCATCGACCATAAGGATGGCATGCTCAGTTTTGCGGTAGCGGACGTCATCGGCAAGGGGATACCTGCGGCCATCGCCATGAGCATGATCAAGTTCGGCATGGATTCCTACGGGTATTCCCAGCTGCCGAGCGACAGTCTGAGGAAACTGAACCGTGTTGTTGAAAAGAACGTGAACCAGAATATGTTCGTCACGATGTTTTATGGTCTCTACGACCATAATACGGACCTGCTTTATTATTCATCCGCAGGCCATGAGCCGGCGCTCATCTATCGCTATGAAGAGGACGAATTTGAAGAGATTGATGCCAAAGGCGTCGTCCTGGGTGTAAAGGAACATGCCCGTTATGAGCAGAAGGAAACCAAAATAGGACCGAAGGACATGATCATCGTCTTCACAGATGGTGTGACCGAGCTCAGGAAGCATGATGATACGTTCATCGACTTCGAGGACGTCAAGGATATGATCCGTCAGGTCAGGGAGTATCATCCACAGGATATCGTCCAATATATCTATGAATCTTTGATGCGGATCCAGAACCCGCATAAAAAGGATGATTTGACCCTTTTCATATTAAAAAATAATAAAAATTAA
- a CDS encoding PH domain-containing protein: MKRVHDDVVHYMRVRFFWTFLIWAFAALLASAAAFYFELSHWVYWGASLWLTFLFIIGIIVRPLVYCRVTRYRLKTDHIIVRKGFFRVSTKMVPVRRIQGAKLSTGPVSRKYNLALLEVSTASSRLLMPPLKIEEAAILKEEVIELVKGEHTDV; this comes from the coding sequence ATGAAAAGAGTACATGATGATGTCGTCCACTATATGAGGGTGCGGTTCTTCTGGACTTTCCTCATATGGGCATTTGCCGCACTCCTGGCAAGTGCTGCCGCCTTCTATTTTGAGCTTTCGCACTGGGTGTACTGGGGTGCCTCCCTGTGGCTTACCTTCCTGTTCATCATCGGTATAATCGTCCGGCCGCTGGTCTACTGCAGAGTGACCCGCTACAGGCTCAAGACGGACCACATCATCGTCAGGAAAGGCTTCTTCAGGGTATCGACGAAAATGGTGCCCGTGAGACGGATACAGGGGGCAAAACTGTCCACAGGACCTGTTTCAAGGAAGTATAATCTGGCACTGCTGGAAGTCAGTACAGCGAGTTCGCGCCTGCTGATGCCACCCCTCAAAATAGAGGAAGCCGCGATTCTGAAAGAAGAGGTCATTGAGCTTGTGAAGGGGGAGCATACAGATGTATAG
- the alr gene encoding alanine racemase, which produces MSEKYYRDSIVEVDLEAVHHNYQAISRLHPGKMFIAVIKANAYGLGSTAVAEYLSARGAEFFAVATLDEAIELRMHGIKEKILVLGPINPEDINKAIQHRVAITAPNLEWLAEAQSNVMDMDDKEVWIHIKVNSGMNRLGTSDPDEITRMIDLIEESEHLVYEGIYSHFSSADIDSGQNDMEYERFKTITSQVKKPRFVHIQNSAGALRIDDDYCNAIRVGISLYGYYPSDYIRKITSVDLRPSVAFTTKVVDLHVLEAGEGVSYGLEYDAEAGDRVATLPIGYADGFLRARTGYRVALADGTSCPVIGKVCMDYIMIRVPDTVKAGDPVHVIVRDRSSEQSMEAYSDYVDTIPYESLCMLSRRLPRIYEGGDDILVNNEVLK; this is translated from the coding sequence ATGTCAGAAAAATATTACAGGGATTCCATAGTGGAGGTCGATCTGGAGGCGGTGCACCACAATTACCAGGCCATCAGCAGACTGCATCCCGGCAAGATGTTCATCGCAGTGATAAAAGCCAATGCCTATGGACTTGGCAGTACAGCAGTAGCGGAATACCTTTCGGCACGTGGTGCCGAGTTCTTTGCGGTTGCTACACTGGATGAGGCGATCGAACTGAGGATGCATGGCATCAAAGAGAAGATACTGGTACTCGGCCCGATCAACCCGGAAGACATCAACAAGGCGATCCAGCATCGCGTAGCCATCACTGCGCCAAACCTTGAGTGGCTCGCGGAAGCGCAGTCGAACGTCATGGATATGGATGACAAGGAAGTATGGATCCATATTAAAGTGAACAGCGGCATGAACAGGCTGGGGACATCGGACCCGGACGAAATTACCCGGATGATAGACTTGATAGAAGAATCCGAACATCTTGTATATGAAGGCATCTACAGCCACTTCAGTTCTGCAGATATCGATTCCGGACAGAACGACATGGAGTATGAGAGGTTCAAGACAATCACCTCCCAAGTGAAAAAGCCGCGGTTCGTCCATATACAGAATTCCGCAGGTGCACTGCGCATCGATGACGATTACTGTAACGCAATCCGTGTCGGCATCTCCCTCTATGGCTATTATCCTTCGGATTACATCCGGAAAATAACCTCGGTCGACCTCAGGCCGTCGGTTGCATTCACGACCAAAGTGGTGGACCTCCATGTGCTGGAAGCAGGTGAGGGTGTAAGCTATGGTCTGGAATATGATGCTGAAGCGGGGGACAGGGTTGCGACGCTGCCGATCGGTTATGCAGATGGTTTCCTGCGTGCGCGCACAGGCTACAGGGTGGCACTTGCTGACGGGACCTCGTGTCCCGTAATCGGAAAGGTGTGCATGGACTATATCATGATCAGAGTGCCGGACACTGTAAAGGCTGGGGACCCGGTCCATGTCATCGTGCGGGACCGTTCATCCGAGCAGTCGATGGAAGCGTACAGCGATTATGTGGATACCATTCCGTACGAGTCCCTGTGCATGCTCTCCAGGCGGCTTCCGCGTATATATGAGGGCGGGGATGATATCCTTGTCAATAATGAAGTTTTAAAATAA
- a CDS encoding anti-sigma factor antagonist, with protein MNINIDATEKEQEYVVVLEGELDVYTAPELQKVLEPIRQSGSHDIRIDLTDVSYMDSTGLGIFVGTLKDLNQHDREMYVTGVSKRILRLFEITGLRDLMHINEASEVE; from the coding sequence ATGAACATTAATATCGATGCAACGGAGAAGGAACAGGAATATGTAGTGGTACTTGAAGGAGAACTTGATGTCTATACGGCACCTGAACTGCAGAAGGTCCTCGAACCGATTCGCCAATCAGGGAGTCACGACATAAGAATAGATCTTACAGATGTAAGTTATATGGATTCTACAGGACTTGGAATTTTTGTCGGTACATTGAAAGACCTCAACCAGCATGATAGGGAGATGTATGTGACAGGCGTATCGAAGAGGATTCTCAGACTGTTCGAAATTACAGGGCTCAGAGATCTGATGCATATCAATGAAGCTTCGGAGGTTGAATAG
- a CDS encoding PH domain-containing protein, producing the protein MQKISPKAIKVWRIREGIVAAVDLMIAVAALILSLFVWDWFPWWISLILFIIFLYIVVVHVWLLPMLKYKYFRFGVSEDEIRIHQGIFFKEQYAVPLFRVQNIDTTVGPLMKRYGLKGVTLKTSAERIHIPELESDEADNIRNEIRKLINENTRRTT; encoded by the coding sequence ATGCAGAAGATTTCACCGAAGGCAATTAAAGTATGGCGGATCCGTGAAGGCATCGTAGCGGCAGTCGATCTGATGATTGCGGTGGCTGCACTCATCCTGTCACTTTTCGTATGGGACTGGTTCCCATGGTGGATTTCGCTCATCCTTTTCATCATCTTCCTCTATATCGTCGTGGTCCATGTCTGGCTGCTGCCGATGCTGAAGTATAAGTATTTCCGTTTCGGGGTCTCAGAGGATGAAATCAGGATACATCAGGGCATCTTCTTCAAGGAGCAGTATGCAGTGCCGCTGTTCCGTGTACAGAACATTGATACGACGGTCGGCCCATTGATGAAGCGGTACGGGCTCAAGGGCGTCACTTTGAAGACTTCAGCCGAACGCATCCACATTCCGGAACTGGAGTCCGATGAAGCAGACAATATAAGGAACGAGATAAGGAAACTGATCAATGAGAATACGAGGCGGACAACATGA
- a CDS encoding type II toxin-antitoxin system PemK/MazF family toxin, with protein MKRGEVYLADLSPVQGSEQGGKRPVVIIQNNVGNYHSPTVIVAAITGRINKAKIPTHVEISKDTYNLDKDSVILLEQIRTVDKKRLREKLTYLNEEKMKEVDKALMVSLDLMPSKSKSKKSQSKS; from the coding sequence ATGAAAAGAGGAGAAGTATATCTTGCGGACCTATCACCAGTGCAGGGTTCTGAGCAGGGGGGTAAAAGGCCGGTAGTCATCATACAGAACAATGTCGGCAACTATCACAGTCCAACAGTGATCGTTGCCGCGATCACCGGCAGGATCAATAAGGCCAAGATACCGACGCATGTGGAAATTTCGAAAGATACATATAATCTGGACAAAGACTCCGTCATTCTTTTGGAGCAGATACGCACAGTGGACAAGAAAAGACTTAGGGAAAAGCTTACATATTTGAACGAAGAAAAGATGAAGGAAGTGGACAAGGCGCTGATGGTCAGTCTTGATCTCATGCCATCCAAATCCAAATCGAAGAAATCCCAATCTAAATCCTGA
- the sigB gene encoding RNA polymerase sigma factor SigB codes for MEKQSSIDRGLTAEDINALIRSHQEDEDPDAQARLVEHYQKLIESLAYRYSKGQSHHEDLVQVGMVGLLGAIKRFDPSFDRRFEAFLVPTVVGEIKRYLRDKTWSVHVPRRIKEIGPKIKNANDELTNRLERSPKISEIAEHLEVSEEDVLEAMEMGQSYNALSVDHSIEADKDGSTVTLLDVMGQSDDNYDLSEKRLILEKVLPILSEREREIIQFTFMEGLSQKETGERVGLSQMHVSRLQRTAINKLRQAVSEKE; via the coding sequence ATGGAGAAACAATCGTCAATCGATAGAGGACTTACAGCTGAAGATATCAATGCACTGATCCGCAGTCATCAGGAGGATGAAGATCCGGACGCTCAGGCGAGACTCGTGGAGCATTACCAGAAGCTGATCGAATCTCTTGCATACAGGTATTCAAAAGGCCAGAGCCATCATGAAGACCTTGTGCAGGTGGGCATGGTCGGCCTCCTCGGTGCGATCAAGCGTTTCGACCCCTCTTTTGACCGGAGATTCGAGGCATTCCTCGTCCCGACCGTCGTCGGTGAAATCAAAAGGTATCTGAGGGACAAGACATGGAGTGTGCATGTGCCGCGGAGGATCAAGGAAATCGGCCCGAAGATCAAAAATGCCAATGACGAACTGACCAACCGGCTGGAGCGTTCACCAAAAATCAGTGAGATTGCCGAGCATCTTGAAGTTTCCGAAGAGGATGTGCTCGAAGCGATGGAGATGGGCCAGAGCTATAATGCGCTGAGTGTGGATCACTCCATCGAAGCTGATAAAGACGGATCTACAGTGACGCTTCTCGATGTGATGGGCCAGTCCGATGACAATTATGACCTTTCAGAAAAGCGCCTGATTCTGGAAAAGGTCCTCCCGATCCTATCCGAAAGGGAACGGGAGATCATCCAGTTCACCTTCATGGAAGGATTGAGCCAGAAGGAAACGGGAGAACGTGTCGGATTGAGCCAGATGCATGTATCCAGGCTGCAGAGGACGGCCATCAACAAACTGCGCCAGGCAGTAAGCGAAAAAGAATAG
- the acpS gene encoding holo-ACP synthase has protein sequence MIAGLGTDIIEIERIQRVEEKDNRLSRRILSPEEMERYRQFSDAGRRMEYLAGRFAVKEAYSKALGTGIGSAAAFRDIVCLNDAGGKPYIVNDQHAHVSISHSKAYVVATVIIER, from the coding sequence ATGATTGCAGGACTGGGAACGGATATAATTGAAATTGAGCGCATACAGCGTGTGGAAGAGAAGGACAACAGACTTTCAAGAAGGATACTCTCACCTGAAGAGATGGAGCGGTACAGGCAGTTTTCCGACGCGGGCAGAAGAATGGAGTACCTCGCAGGCCGCTTCGCAGTCAAGGAGGCATACAGCAAGGCGCTTGGCACGGGTATCGGAAGTGCCGCTGCCTTCAGGGACATCGTCTGCCTCAATGACGCGGGGGGTAAGCCCTATATAGTGAATGACCAGCATGCCCACGTATCCATTTCACATTCAAAGGCATATGTTGTGGCCACAGTCATAATCGAAAGATAA